A window of Erpetoichthys calabaricus chromosome 12, fErpCal1.3, whole genome shotgun sequence contains these coding sequences:
- the LOC114661909 gene encoding persulfide dioxygenase ETHE1, mitochondrial-like isoform X1, which translates to MSRANEDTHLQQGFFEKESSTYTYLLADKKTKEAVIIDPVLETVERDSRLIQQLQLKLLYAVNTHVHADHVTGSGRLKDVFPGCKSVLSDASGGKADHYVDDGEELRFGNFALEVRKTPGHTNGCITLVLSNAMAFTGDALLIRGCGRTDFQQGSADTLYYSVQNKIFTLPDDCLLYPGHDYTGQTVTTVEEEKKLNSRLTKPLPEFVELMNNLNLPYPKQIDRALPANLICGIQDTSNK; encoded by the exons ATGAGTCGGGCGaatgaggacacacacttacAGCAAGGG TTCTTTGAGAAGGAGAGCAGCACCTATACATACCTGCTGGCAGACAAGAAGACCAAGGAGGCAGTTATTATTGACCCTGTGCTGGAAACCGTGGAGAGAGACTCCCGACTCATTCAGCAGCTTCAACTAAAGCTTCTCTATGCAG TCAACACCCACGTGCATGCTGATCATGTGACCGGTTCCGGCCGCTTGAAAGACGTCTTCCCAGGCTGCAAGAGTGTTCTGTCAGATGCCAGCGGTGGAAAGGCAGATCATTATGTAGATGATGGAGAAGAACTGAGATTTGGGAACTTT GCTCTAGAAGTCAGGAAAACTCCAGGTCACACAAATGGCTGCATCACCTTGGTTCTGTCTAATGCAATGGCATTCACCGGTGATGCCCTCCTGATCAGAGGCTGTGGACGGACAGACTTCCAGCAAG GCAGTGCAGACACTCTCTACTATTCAGTGCAGAACAAGATTTTCACGCTTCCTGATGACTGCCTGCTTTATCCTGGTCATGACTACACAG GCCAAACAGTTACAACagtggaagaagaaaagaagttgAACTCCCGCTTGACCAAACCTCTGCCTGAATTTGTGGAACTGATGAACAATCTGAACCTGCCCTACCCCAAACAGATTG ACCGTGCCCTGCCTGCAAATCTCATCTGTGGCATCCAAGACACTTCAAACAAGTGA
- the LOC114661909 gene encoding persulfide dioxygenase ETHE1, mitochondrial-like isoform X2, whose product MHPQGLLFRQFFEKESSTYTYLLADKKTKEAVIIDPVLETVERDSRLIQQLQLKLLYAVNTHVHADHVTGSGRLKDVFPGCKSVLSDASGGKADHYVDDGEELRFGNFALEVRKTPGHTNGCITLVLSNAMAFTGDALLIRGCGRTDFQQGSADTLYYSVQNKIFTLPDDCLLYPGHDYTGQTVTTVEEEKKLNSRLTKPLPEFVELMNNLNLPYPKQIDRALPANLICGIQDTSNK is encoded by the exons TTCTTTGAGAAGGAGAGCAGCACCTATACATACCTGCTGGCAGACAAGAAGACCAAGGAGGCAGTTATTATTGACCCTGTGCTGGAAACCGTGGAGAGAGACTCCCGACTCATTCAGCAGCTTCAACTAAAGCTTCTCTATGCAG TCAACACCCACGTGCATGCTGATCATGTGACCGGTTCCGGCCGCTTGAAAGACGTCTTCCCAGGCTGCAAGAGTGTTCTGTCAGATGCCAGCGGTGGAAAGGCAGATCATTATGTAGATGATGGAGAAGAACTGAGATTTGGGAACTTT GCTCTAGAAGTCAGGAAAACTCCAGGTCACACAAATGGCTGCATCACCTTGGTTCTGTCTAATGCAATGGCATTCACCGGTGATGCCCTCCTGATCAGAGGCTGTGGACGGACAGACTTCCAGCAAG GCAGTGCAGACACTCTCTACTATTCAGTGCAGAACAAGATTTTCACGCTTCCTGATGACTGCCTGCTTTATCCTGGTCATGACTACACAG GCCAAACAGTTACAACagtggaagaagaaaagaagttgAACTCCCGCTTGACCAAACCTCTGCCTGAATTTGTGGAACTGATGAACAATCTGAACCTGCCCTACCCCAAACAGATTG ACCGTGCCCTGCCTGCAAATCTCATCTGTGGCATCCAAGACACTTCAAACAAGTGA